A window of the Chloroflexus sp. Y-396-1 genome harbors these coding sequences:
- a CDS encoding metallopeptidase family protein, whose product MKQRSGTLKPMAETTFADLVAEVLDNLPPVFARYLETVEIVVAPRLSREQRRALGLRPWQTIYGLYEGVPITEQQSGEIVPPAIITIFQEPLERDFRTRAALRAQIRRTVLHEIAHHFGISDERLRELDAY is encoded by the coding sequence ATGAAACAGCGTTCCGGTACCCTGAAACCAATGGCCGAAACAACGTTTGCCGATCTGGTGGCTGAAGTCCTTGACAACCTTCCACCCGTCTTTGCTCGTTACCTGGAGACGGTTGAGATCGTTGTAGCACCGCGCCTGAGCCGTGAGCAACGGCGTGCCCTTGGGCTGCGTCCCTGGCAGACCATCTACGGTCTCTACGAGGGTGTGCCAATCACCGAACAGCAATCTGGGGAAATTGTGCCACCGGCTATCATCACCATTTTCCAGGAACCACTGGAGCGCGATTTTCGCACCAGAGCAGCGCTGCGCGCCCAGATACGCCGCACAGTGCTCCACGAAATTGCCCACCATTTTGGTATCAGCGATGAACGACTCCGCGAGCTAGATGCCTACTGA